The Chamaesiphon minutus PCC 6605 DNA window CAGTAGAACTATCGGCGACAGAAATTTGTATGCAAGGTGGATTGCACCCAGGCGCGAAAATTGATGGTCGATCGTTGACTTATTATGTAGAGTTAGTCACCGCCATCAAAACCAGTTTTCCCCAGCTCCATCTCCATGCTTTTTCGCCGCAGGAAGTCGAATTTATCGCGCGCCAAGATGGATTGAGTTATGCGGATGTCATCATTGCCCTCCAACAAGCTGGCGTCGGTTCGATGCCAGGGACGGCGGCGGAAGTACTAGATGATGCGGTACGGCGGGTGATTTGTCCTGAAAAGATTGATAGTGCGACGTGGATTGAAATCGTCACTACCGCGCATCGATTGGGGATGCCGACCACTAGTACCATGTTAGCCGGACATATCGAAACACCCAGCCAGCAAATCGCTCATTTAGAGCAGTTAAAACAGATCCAAAAACAGGCGATTCGATCGAAATATCCAGCCCGCATTAGTGAATTTATTATTCTCCCCTTCGTTGGCGAATCCGCACCCGCGCCGCTCCGCAGTCGTGTCGGACGCGATCAACCGATTTTAGCTGACAATTTGTTACTAACTGCCGTCGCTCGAATTTTCTTGGGCAACTACATTCCCAATCATCAACCCAGTTGGGTCAAATTAGGTCTAGAAGGCGCGAAAACTGCTCTGATGTGGGGATGCAACGATTTGGGGGGAACGTTGATGGAGGAGCACATTACCACGATGGCGGGAGCTAAGGGGGGGACGTCTTTATCCGTGGACGATCTGCAAGGTGCGATTCGAGAGATCGATCGAAATTATCGCCAACGTAGTACTTTGTATGAAATCGTGGCGTTGCTGGATTCGGGGATGAAAAGCTAGAGATGGGAGCAGGGAGCGGGGAGAAAGAAATCTAAAAACAGAAAATCATACCTAAAATCAGCACCGTCGAAATTGTTAAATAATGGTGTTGTTTAGTTTGGGGCTGAAATCCGAAAGAACCCGCCTTAGCCATCCCCTTTTGCACCAATCAATCATTTTGGAGGGGGTTTGGGGGACGCAACCGTCACCCAACGGGGGGTCTGGGGGGATGTCGCCCCCCAGACCCGGGTTCCCCCCGCACCAGTAATCTTTGAAGTAAAAATGCCTTTTCTTGAATAGCCTGCAAGAGTGAAAACCGCTAAGATCGAGATTAGCGATGTTCTCACATAGAGGCTACGCCCAAAGATTACTCGGACAAAACATAGAGAACATGCGTTTAATTTTGATGACTGGCAAAGGTGGTGTGGGTAAAACCTCTGTCGCGGCGGCAACAGGATTGCGATGTGCCGAACTAGGTTATCGTACCCTCGTCCTCAGTACCGATCCCGCTCACTCCCTCGCCGATAGCTTCGATATGGAGATGGGACACGATCCGCGTGAAGTTCGCCCTAATTTGTGGGGTGCAGAACTAGATGCACTCAAGGAACTCGAAGGCAACTGGGGTGCGGTAAAACGCTATATCACCGACGTTTTGCAAGCGCGCGGGATGGAAGGCGTACAAGCTGAGGAATTGGCAATCTTACCAGGGATGGATGAGATCTTCGGACTGGTGCGGATGAAGCGGCACTTTGACGAAGGAATCTACGATGTGCTGATTATCGACTCGGCACCTACCGGAACTGCCCTGAGATTGCTGAGTTTGCCAGAAGTCGGCGGTTGGTATATGCGGAAGTTTTACAAGCCTTTACAGGCGGTTTCTGTCGCGCTCAGACCGTTAGTCGAACCATTCTTCCGACCAGTTGCGGGTTTCTCTTTGCCGAATAAGGAAGTGATGGATGCGCCCTATGAATTTTACGAGCAAATCGAGGCTTTGCAAAAGATCTTGATGGACAATACCGTCTCGTCGGTACGATTGGTCACCAATCCTGAAAAGATGGTAATTAAGGAATCGCTGCGCGCTCATGCTTATCTGAGTTTGTACAATGTTTCTACCGATTTAGTAATTGCCAATCGGATCATTCCAGCCACAGTTACCGATCCATTTTTCAAGACATGGAAGGAAAATCAAGAGAAGTATCGCCTGGAAATTCACGAAG harbors:
- the cofH gene encoding 7,8-didemethyl-8-hydroxy-5-deazariboflavin synthase subunit CofH is translated as MSEIATSPTASDINTIDSILDRAMQGDDISTVDALLLLTQTHPDIIERIRLTADRLRQIQVGDTVTYVINRNINFTNICEQHCSFCAFRRDEGTDGAFWLSTEQILAKAAAAVELSATEICMQGGLHPGAKIDGRSLTYYVELVTAIKTSFPQLHLHAFSPQEVEFIARQDGLSYADVIIALQQAGVGSMPGTAAEVLDDAVRRVICPEKIDSATWIEIVTTAHRLGMPTTSTMLAGHIETPSQQIAHLEQLKQIQKQAIRSKYPARISEFIILPFVGESAPAPLRSRVGRDQPILADNLLLTAVARIFLGNYIPNHQPSWVKLGLEGAKTALMWGCNDLGGTLMEEHITTMAGAKGGTSLSVDDLQGAIREIDRNYRQRSTLYEIVALLDSGMKS
- a CDS encoding TRC40/GET3/ArsA family transport-energizing ATPase; protein product: MRLILMTGKGGVGKTSVAAATGLRCAELGYRTLVLSTDPAHSLADSFDMEMGHDPREVRPNLWGAELDALKELEGNWGAVKRYITDVLQARGMEGVQAEELAILPGMDEIFGLVRMKRHFDEGIYDVLIIDSAPTGTALRLLSLPEVGGWYMRKFYKPLQAVSVALRPLVEPFFRPVAGFSLPNKEVMDAPYEFYEQIEALQKILMDNTVSSVRLVTNPEKMVIKESLRAHAYLSLYNVSTDLVIANRIIPATVTDPFFKTWKENQEKYRLEIHEDFHPLPVKEVPLYTEELCGLAALDRLKETLYRDEDPSKVYYQETTTKIVQEGNSLYSLELYLPGIAKDQIQLNKTGDELNIRIGNHRRNMVLPQALAALQPTGAKMDEDYLKIKFA